The genomic region AATTACTAAGGTTAAAAGAAACAAAGGTTGGGGACAGGACAAGACCTTCCCCTTCTAAAATTTGTTCATAAAACTTTTTTGATGCGTTTATATCATTTACATATAAGACGATAGATTCAACAGTAAACATAGGATCTCCTTAATCTGAATTTATGGATATCCTACAAATAAGAAGTGACAGTTTCTGTCAGTAGACTTAAAACAATTTGTATTTATTTACATCTATTCCTATCTTCTCTTGCCAAGTTCTCAAAAGATCAGCTTTGGTTTTAGGATATTTTTCTCCTAAGTACCCCAGAGATTGAATGCGATCAATACGAAAGTGCCTATAGTCAGCACGCTCTTCACACCAAGCCATGAGGATATAAGCATTCCGAAAATAAGCGATAGCGAAAGGCCAAATGCAACGTTGGGATTCTTGATCCTTCAAATCCCTATATAGGATATTAAGCTTCCTTTCCTTTTGAATGATTTGACGTAGTCTTAACATCAAATGGTCATTGATAAGAGGTTTTTCTTCAGAAGGAATCAAAAGTGTAGATGCGGCTATTTGTTTCTGTAAATGTTCCGGTAATACAGATTTAATACGAGCCAGAGAAGATTGCGCTCCTTCCTTAAGGGAACTGTCACCATGTTCCAGGACCCAGCGAATTCCCAGGACTAAGGATTCGATCTCATCTGTGGTAAAAGTTAAAGGAGGAAGGAAGTAACCACTTCTAAGTACATATCCAATACCAGCTTCCCCTTCAATAGGAACGCCCTGTGCTTGAAGAGTAGCCACATCTCTATATATGGAACGCAAACTTACATTCATAGAAGAAGCCAGATCCTGAGCTCTAAGACCATAAGGCTGTAATCTAAGTTGTTCTAATATTTGCATAAGTCTTTCTGAACGTGACATATTATCTATCCTTATATTATAATAAAGCCATGAGATACATTGCCCTCCTAAGAGGAATAAATGTGGGAGGAAATCACAAAGTGGATATGAAAGAGTTAAAAGAACTCTTCACCTCTCTCCATTTCACTGAAGTTAGTAGTTACATTAATTCAGGGAATATCCTTTTTACTTCCCCAACAGAATCAATAGGGCAGATACAAGCAATCCTTACTGAGGCTTTTGCTCTGCATTATAATTTCCCCATACCAACATTAATCAAATCTTCAACAGAAATGGATCAAATCATAGATGTTATTCCCACAGAATGGACTAATGACAAAGTCCAGAAAACAGATATAGCCTATCTCTTCCCTGAATATGATGACAAGGAGATTCTCAATCAACTTCCCATTAAAAAGGACTATATTAACCTTAGATACACTCCGGGAGCCCTCTATTGGAATGTCCAAAG from Spirochaeta cellobiosiphila DSM 17781 harbors:
- a CDS encoding helix-turn-helix transcriptional regulator encodes the protein MSRSERLMQILEQLRLQPYGLRAQDLASSMNVSLRSIYRDVATLQAQGVPIEGEAGIGYVLRSGYFLPPLTFTTDEIESLVLGIRWVLEHGDSSLKEGAQSSLARIKSVLPEHLQKQIAASTLLIPSEEKPLINDHLMLRLRQIIQKERKLNILYRDLKDQESQRCIWPFAIAYFRNAYILMAWCEERADYRHFRIDRIQSLGYLGEKYPKTKADLLRTWQEKIGIDVNKYKLF
- a CDS encoding DUF1697 domain-containing protein, whose product is MRYIALLRGINVGGNHKVDMKELKELFTSLHFTEVSSYINSGNILFTSPTESIGQIQAILTEAFALHYNFPIPTLIKSSTEMDQIIDVIPTEWTNDKVQKTDIAYLFPEYDDKEILNQLPIKKDYINLRYTPGALYWNVQRDNYNKSHLNKLVSHKLYKYMTIRNINTARKVTAKLHN